In the Meiothermus sp. Pnk-1 genome, one interval contains:
- the rplC gene encoding 50S ribosomal protein L3, protein MKGILGTKIGMTQVWKNDRAVPVTVILAGPCPVVQRRTPDRDGYEAVQLGFRPQKAQRVNKPLKGHFAKAGVEPVRYLKEIRGFSPEGDTVTVEIFAAGEKVDVTGTSKGRGFQGVMKRWNFAGGNATHGAHKVHRHPGSIGNRKTPGRVYKGKKMAGRMGGERVTVQNLEVVDVVPEENLLLVKGAVPGANGTLVVVRQTVRTPAKQGGGK, encoded by the coding sequence ATGAAGGGGATTCTCGGCACCAAAATAGGGATGACCCAGGTCTGGAAAAACGACCGGGCTGTGCCGGTGACGGTGATCCTGGCCGGGCCCTGCCCGGTGGTCCAGCGCCGTACCCCGGATAGGGACGGGTACGAGGCGGTGCAGCTCGGCTTCCGCCCGCAAAAGGCCCAGCGGGTCAACAAACCCTTGAAGGGGCACTTTGCTAAAGCCGGGGTGGAGCCGGTGCGTTACCTCAAGGAGATCCGGGGCTTCAGCCCGGAAGGTGACACCGTAACCGTGGAGATCTTCGCGGCGGGCGAGAAGGTGGATGTGACCGGCACTTCCAAGGGGCGGGGCTTCCAAGGGGTGATGAAACGCTGGAACTTTGCCGGTGGGAACGCTACCCACGGGGCGCACAAGGTACACCGCCATCCTGGCTCCATCGGCAACCGCAAGACCCCGGGCCGGGTCTACAAGGGCAAGAAGATGGCCGGACGTATGGGTGGCGAGCGGGTAACGGTGCAAAACCTCGAGGTGGTGGACGTGGTCCCTGAGGAAAACCTGCTCCTGGTAAAGGGCGCGGTCCCCGGAGCCAATGGCACCTTGGTGGTGGTGCGCCAGACCGTGCGGACCCCCGCCAAGCAGGGGGGTGGTAAGTGA